The DNA segment GAGGACGGTCATATCGTCGAGCATTCCACCGACCCCGAACGCTTCTTCATCGAACCGGAAACGGAACGTGCGCAGCAGTTCCTGCGCACCTTTGAATTTGAACGTGCGTCGCACGATCAGCAATAGAGAGGAAAACAACCATGAAATTCACCATCAAACCGCTGAAAGCCGTTATCGCCGCATCCGCAGCGCTGATTATGGGTGCCTCCCTTGCTGCGTGCGGTCCGTCCGCGGCATCGCCGTCCGACGCGTCGTCGTCCGACAACACCACGGCATCCTCCAGCGCCAAGGCCCGTACCCTTGACGAGATCAAGAAGTCCGGCGAACTCAAGGTCGCCGTGTTCTCCGACAAGGCGCCGTTCGGCTACGTCGACAAGGACGGCAAGAACGCCGGCTATGACATCGTCTTCGCCGAGCGTCTCGCCAAGGATCTGGGCGTGAAGGTCAAGTACACCTCCGTCGATCCGGCCGCCCGTGTGGACGTGCTCACCTCCAACAAGGTGGACATCACCCTGGCCAACTTCACCGTGACCGACGAGCGCAAGGAGAAGGTCGACTTCGCCAAGCCATACATGAAGGTCGCGTTGGGCGTCGTGTCCCCGGAGAACGCCGAAATTACCGATGTGAGCCAGCTCAAGGGCAAGACCCTGATCATCGCCAAGGGCACCACCGCCGAAACCTACTTCGAGAAGAACCAGCCTGACGTGAAGCTGCAGAAGTACGACCAGTACGCCGACGCCTACAACGCACTGCTCGACGGCCGCGGCGACGCCTTCTCCACCGACAACACCGAGGTGCTGGCCTGGGCCAAGTCCAACAAGGGCTTCAAGGTGGGCATCACCAAGCTGGGCGATGAGGACACCATCGCTCCGGCTGTGCAGAAGGGCAACAAGGAACTGCTCAACTGGCTGAACGACGAGATCGTGAAGCTCGGCAAGGAGAACTTCTTCCACAAGGATTACGAGGAGACCCTGAAGCCGGTGTACGGTTCCGATGTCGATCCGGATGACATTGTGGTCGAGGGCGGCAAGCTCTGACAATCGCCTGACCTGACGGCAACCTGCCGTCCGTCAATTCTGTTTCCAAGCCTTCCGTGGCATGTGCCGCGGGAGGCTTTTCATATCCTGATAACCGTTCATAAAAAAGAATTATTGCGGTTTGCGCCTTCCATAAGAAGCGCATATAGCCACGCCGGCATTGACAAGGATGTTTCCCGATATCTTGTGGGTATTCGCTTGAAAACAACGAAAACCACAGGAGAGAGGAGACAGGGAACATGAAGTATGCGGTGATTGGCGCTGGCGGCATGGGCATCCAGTACGGCGTGCTGTTGCAGGAATTCGCGCACAAGGACGTCGATTTCATCGACACCTGGAAGCCGAACGTCGAGAAGATCCGCGAACAGGGTGGTGCCTACGTGTCCCAGGACGGCGAAGACCGCCACCTGGTGCCGATCAACGTGTACTATCCGGAGGAATACACCGGCCAGCCGGATGTGTGGATCGTATTCTTGAAGCAGATGCAGCTCGACGGCGTGCTCAAGCGCTGCGCCCACCTGTTCAACGACAAGCAGGTCGTGTTCTCCGCCATGAACGGCTACGGGCATTTCGAAAAGCTCAACGAATACTTCGTCAAAGACCGCATCTACGGCGGCACCGCGCTGATCGGCGCCTACGTGTACGGGCCGGGCGACTTCAACTTCACCGGTGGCGCGCACGCCAAGGCCATGAACCTGTGCGCCTACGCCGACACCGTGACCGACACCGTGGCCGCAGCGGAACAGGAATTGTTCGAGGATTTCAAAGCCGCCACGCTGAACCCCACCATCGTGGACAACTTCATCGGCATGTGCATGGCGAAGATCGTGTTCAACTCCGTGCTCAACACGCTGTGCACCATGTACCAGATCCGATTCGGCGAATTCCATGCACACCCCGACGCGCGATGGCTCACCGAACAATTGGTGGACGAAGCCTACAGCGCGGCAGAGGCAGCCGGATACAAGCTGCTCGACACCCGTGAGACGGAAGTCGCAACCATTCTGCACACCGCCGGAGTCGCGCATCCGCTGCACTACCCGTCCATGTACCAGGATCTGACCAAAGGCCGCCCAACGGAAGTCGACTACATCAACGGCTATATCGCCAAGGTAGGCCGGGAACACGGCTACGTGTGCAAACTGCACGAATTCCTGACCCGCGAGGTTCACCTGGCGGAACACGCATTCGCCCTTCACCATCCCGACATCGTCGCCCAAGCCAGGGCCGACGCCGAAGCCAGCAAATAACGGACCGAGCAAAACTCCTGAATTTCTTACACGCACAGAGAGGGAACACCATGACCATCACCATTCTGAAGAACGCCAACGGCATCAAACGAGCCGTCGCCGCCGTGCTCGCCGCGGCAACGCTGATCTCCGTAGCCGCCTGCGGCTCCGGCAACAGCTCCGCATCGAACG comes from the Bifidobacterium angulatum DSM 20098 = JCM 7096 genome and includes:
- a CDS encoding ketopantoate reductase family protein, whose translation is MKYAVIGAGGMGIQYGVLLQEFAHKDVDFIDTWKPNVEKIREQGGAYVSQDGEDRHLVPINVYYPEEYTGQPDVWIVFLKQMQLDGVLKRCAHLFNDKQVVFSAMNGYGHFEKLNEYFVKDRIYGGTALIGAYVYGPGDFNFTGGAHAKAMNLCAYADTVTDTVAAAEQELFEDFKAATLNPTIVDNFIGMCMAKIVFNSVLNTLCTMYQIRFGEFHAHPDARWLTEQLVDEAYSAAEAAGYKLLDTRETEVATILHTAGVAHPLHYPSMYQDLTKGRPTEVDYINGYIAKVGREHGYVCKLHEFLTREVHLAEHAFALHHPDIVAQARADAEASK
- a CDS encoding cysteine ABC transporter substrate-binding protein, with product MKFTIKPLKAVIAASAALIMGASLAACGPSAASPSDASSSDNTTASSSAKARTLDEIKKSGELKVAVFSDKAPFGYVDKDGKNAGYDIVFAERLAKDLGVKVKYTSVDPAARVDVLTSNKVDITLANFTVTDERKEKVDFAKPYMKVALGVVSPENAEITDVSQLKGKTLIIAKGTTAETYFEKNQPDVKLQKYDQYADAYNALLDGRGDAFSTDNTEVLAWAKSNKGFKVGITKLGDEDTIAPAVQKGNKELLNWLNDEIVKLGKENFFHKDYEETLKPVYGSDVDPDDIVVEGGKL